A genome region from Leishmania mexicana MHOM/GT/2001/U1103 complete genome, chromosome 28 includes the following:
- a CDS encoding putative dual-specificity protein phosphatase,putative, which translates to MESILACLHWGSEALPLPGSHSTVPDDDFPPWKCISEVIPGLYLTCACEMADKTKCAAMGVALVINMCGEDDAAKYRVFEKDESAAYAFRRFDSQESFVCELSSYCHIAVSTPKAQRKVFVVTILAEDAPTYRIDQHFVECAVLMEIVLQSRKGYETVSDEDYTAVPAVAVHCMVGVSRSASIVVAYFIKKYGLSQDDAISLIRCTRPVVQPNPGFQRQLSMWMALRSHRIVDEWTAKVLAVEIKAKSNLVEIASTMLPTILRAKKCDNERRYFGSLIRNAAPTEAELHAVYRELRSVVAADVDSEVYTDIPNYFGYVAEVVRSIDYTAPAVLQYATDFRNSLVCNDAFYYRVVKDVARSGFEKDTFDTIRGFCSLFEAIYVKHLCARDSGHPAALNPSAGDTGLPSVCALSFPFLFLVAPYAEGFVQFSEWNALVNEFATTGDALSATDLLGLKNETVRMFLQFFFQSSRAAEGSAATESYTKLGFLQNDVEVVTFRAVESDLKTGGGSIASLESVVAVSQSVDNHVSFLLVCKTLSGILAFRLLLEAAEQFLSQTYGARLGESVSLADELLPLHVISAAALSLESAYTAVHCKPCKAGDFFRGELSSLLETGVLNPAGVVSLFQAPP; encoded by the coding sequence ATGGAGTCTATCCTCGCCTGTTTGCACTGGGGGAGCGAGGCGCTGCCTCTACCTGGCTCGCACAGCACAGTTCCTGATGATGACTTTCCGCCTTGGAAGTGCATCAGTGAGGTGATCCCTGGTCTCTACCTTACTTGTGCCTGCGAGATGGCCGATAAGACAAAGTGCGCCGCGATGGGTGTAGCTCTTGTCATCAACATGTGCGGGGAAGATGATGCTGCAAAGTACCGCGTTTTTGAAAAGGATGAGAGCGCAGCGTATGCGTTTCGCCGGTTTGATTCGCAGGAGAGTTTTGTCTGCGAGTTGAGCAGCTACTGCCATATCGCAGTGAGCACCCCAAAGGCGCAAAGAAAGGTGTTTGTTGTGACCATTCTTGCAGAGGATGCGCCGACGTACCGCATTGACCAGCACTTCGTGGAGTGTGCAGTGCTTATGGAAATTGTTTTGCAGTCTAGAAAAGGTTATGAAACGGTTAGCGATGAGGACTACACAGCTGTCCCGGCTGTGGCAGTGCATTGCATGGTTGGCGTGAGCCGGTCGGCCTCCATTGTCGTTGCATACTTCATAAAGAAATACGGCCTGTCCCAAGACGATGCTATCAGTCTAATCCGCTGCACGCGCCCGGTAGTTCAGCCAAACCCCGGGTTCCAGCGGCAACTCTCCATGTGGATGGCTCTCCGAAGCCATCGCATCGTTGACGAATGGACGGCCAAGGTGCTTGCTGTCGAAATAAAGGCCAAGTCGAACCTTGTCGAGATAGCAAGCACGATGCTACCAACCATCTTGCGGGCGAAGAAGTGTGACAACGAGCGTCGCTACTTCGGGTCGCTTATCAGAAATGCTGCGCCGACCGAAGCAGAGCTGCATGCTGTATACCGGGAGCTTCGCTCAGTTGTCGCGGCGGATGTCGATAGTGAGGTCTACACAGACATTCCCAACTACTTCGGCTACGTTGCCGAGGTTGTGCGCAGCATCGATTACACCGCTCCAGCGGTGCTGCAATATGCCACGGACTTTCGCAACTCACTCGTGTGCAACGATGCTTTCTATTATCGTGTAGTGAAAGATGTGGCTCGCTCAGGTTTTGAAAAAGACACATTTGACACCATTCGCGGCTTTTGCTCGCTGTTTGAAGCCATCTACGTCAAGCACCTATGCGCTCGCGACTCTGGCCACCCCGCAGCCTTGAACCCAAGCGCGGGTGATACGGGGCTGCCGTCAGTGTGCGCGCTTTCattcccttttttgtttcttgtGGCACCTTACGCCGAGGGGTTTGTGCAGTTTAGCGAGTGGAACGCGCTGGTCAATGAATTCGCGACCACAGGGGACGCGCTGAGCGCCACCGACCTTCTGGGACTGAAAAACGAGACAGTGCGCATGTTTCTTCAGTTCTTCTTTCAATCTTCGCGTGCTGCGGAAGGGTCTGCCGCAACAGAAAGTTACACAAAGCTTGGTTTCTTGCAAAATGATGTTGAAGTGGTGACATTTAGGGCAGTGGAGTCGGATCTGAAgaccggcggcggctccATTGCCTCACTGGAGAGCGTCGTGGCCGTTTCCCAGTCAGTGGACAACCACGTTTCGTTTCTCCTGGTATGCAAAACGCTGAGCGGCATACTTGCTTTTCGTCTTCTTTTAGAAGCAGCGGAGCAGTTCCTCTCCCAGACATACGGCGCACGACTGGGAGAAAGTGTGTCACTTGCTGACGAACTTCTGCCGCTACATGTGATCTCTGCGGCGGCTTTGTCACTAGAAAGCGCGTACACAGCAGTGCATTGCAAACCATGCAAGGCCGGCGATTTCTTCAGGGGTGAGCTTTCGAGTCTTTTGGAGACTGGGGTTTTGAATCCTGCTGGTGTGGTGTCGCTCTTCCAGGCACCGCCGTAG
- a CDS encoding calmodulin-like protein codes for MPPGFNDSCSAFFRKHFDIFDRDKIGRARNEDFAPLIRACGATPLEASIEDLLAIADPSHRGSFSFDDFCAALKKAFAVSISPQEVREAFQGFDPDKRGLISPHELRYFLTTMGDVLSVEEMNEFVEEMRSEMDIEGNLVVADSIYKMTPEMFR; via the coding sequence ATGCCGCCGGGGTTTAACGACTCGTGCTCGGCGTTTTTCCGAAAGCATTTCGACATCTTTGACCGCGACAAGATTGGGCGCGCTCGAAATGAAGACTTTGCCCCGTTGATTCGTGCCTGCGGTGCTACCCCGTTAGAGGCCAGCATCGAGGATCTTCTAGCCATCGCAGACCCGAGTCACCGTGGCAGCTTCAGTTTTGACGACTTCTGCGCAGCTCTGAAGAAGGCGTTTGCAGTTTCGATATCCCCACAAGAAGTGCGTGAGGCATTTCAGGGCTTTGACCCAGACAAGCGTGGCCTCATCAGCCCGCACGAGCTCCGTTACTTTCTCACCACCATGGGCGACGTTCTCAGCGTCGAGGAGATGAACGAATTtgtggaggagatgcgctCCGAGATGGACATCGAGGGCAACCTGGTCGTGGCCGACAGCATCTACAAAATGACTCCGGAGATGTTCCGCTAG